One genomic segment of Catalinimonas alkaloidigena includes these proteins:
- a CDS encoding YfaP family protein — MKTLHYLTYPLCMVLLLVIASCKPDDPCEEDPSLCEPEDEIVGQIGNPQFNLQFTNPESVDLDLYVEDPNGEIIYYGNVFTNSGGQLDVDCLCGDCPNGPNENIFWPMDGNAPSGTYRYWVDYYGSCGTNTTFSN, encoded by the coding sequence ATGAAAACACTTCATTATCTCACCTACCCATTATGCATGGTATTGTTGCTAGTCATTGCTTCTTGTAAACCAGATGATCCCTGTGAAGAAGACCCAAGCTTGTGTGAACCAGAAGACGAAATAGTCGGTCAAATAGGTAATCCGCAATTTAATCTTCAGTTCACCAATCCGGAAAGTGTTGATTTGGATCTGTATGTTGAAGACCCCAATGGTGAGATCATCTACTATGGAAATGTTTTTACTAATTCAGGTGGACAATTAGACGTAGATTGTTTATGTGGAGACTGCCCCAATGGACCCAATGAAAATATATTCTGGCCTATGGATGGAAATGCACCAAGTGGAACTTATCGTTATTGGGTAGATTATTATGGCTCATGTGGCACAAATACTACTTTCTCTAATTAA
- a CDS encoding tetratricopeptide repeat protein produces MNNPIDDSTIQRYLDDDMSGVEKAEFEAALSSNIELQRVVAEYRNLSEGILFQKRRAMWSKIQDMEAEAERTSLQNNRTNLTNWLPWSIAAAIALLIVGGILLWNEQQPTSQELFADNFSPYPALAYAPDRSDTLTESLKEQAYRAYSNENYSQAVSFFEQMIAEENDTLTWFYLGNAYLENDEPPKAINALNKFLEYDTELKTQAQWYLGLAYLSAGDTEKAKGVLDQLSKSNTSYAENAKEIILHL; encoded by the coding sequence ATGAATAACCCAATTGACGATAGTACCATACAACGCTACCTTGATGATGATATGTCGGGGGTAGAAAAAGCTGAGTTTGAAGCAGCCTTGTCATCGAATATTGAGTTGCAGAGAGTTGTTGCTGAATATCGTAATCTGTCTGAAGGAATATTATTTCAGAAACGCAGAGCGATGTGGAGTAAGATTCAGGATATGGAAGCTGAGGCTGAGCGAACATCACTTCAAAATAATAGAACCAATTTGACAAACTGGCTACCCTGGTCTATTGCCGCTGCTATAGCGCTTTTGATTGTGGGGGGAATATTGCTGTGGAACGAACAGCAACCTACCTCTCAGGAGTTGTTTGCTGATAATTTTAGTCCTTATCCTGCTTTAGCTTATGCTCCAGATAGGAGTGATACTTTAACTGAGAGCCTTAAAGAGCAGGCTTATAGGGCTTATAGCAATGAAAATTATAGCCAGGCTGTTAGTTTTTTTGAGCAAATGATTGCTGAAGAAAATGATACCCTGACCTGGTTCTATTTGGGCAATGCCTATCTTGAAAATGATGAACCACCTAAAGCGATTAATGCATTAAATAAATTTTTGGAATATGATACTGAGCTTAAGACGCAAGCCCAATGGTATCTGGGGCTTGCCTACCTCTCTGCAGGTGATACGGAAAAGGCAAAAGGAGTATTGGACCAATTGAGTAAGTCAAACACCTCCTACGCTGAAAATGCTAAAGAGATTATCCTACACTTATAA
- a CDS encoding WYL domain-containing protein, with translation MPVNRNALIRYKTIDQCLRNRFRKWTLEDLVEACSEALYEYEGIEKGVSTRTVQLDLQMMRSEKLGYNAPIVVTDRKYYTYEDPYYSITNIPLTDKDLNKLTEVIEILKQFKGFSHFHDLSGMVQKLEDRVYTEKTKQESVIQFETNENVKGLEFIDDLYQAIIQKKAIHLTYQSFKARNPQSFDFHAQLLKEFRNRWFVLGFKGKRQLPLLLALDRVIDIAPCNAPYIPNTQHDLQTYFKDVVGVSVEINGSTEHVEIFVEQKHLPYILTKPIHHSQQLKQKLPGGGIITLDVQLNFELEKELLGYGETIKILNPPRLFRSLKKRVAMAHQLYTYDLHPIVAKETIKKVDRRGTAVLDGIYTTKEVEQMCRILDSYKASVDGQNSTEVFAIRKLLQELPVLKEHIFNLKLHTLIKEGMGEDYFLCKAIYFDKPSTSNWYVSWHQDVPINVQEKIETEGYSGWTSKKGVISVRPPVDILKNMYTIRIHLDKTTAENGALHVYPKSHFGIWDHQQIEQFRQTKTPTYCEVEAGGIHLMKPLTLHASQKTTNAQSRRVIHLEFASSELSNGFEWGEKEAVMFTR, from the coding sequence ATGCCTGTTAACAGAAATGCACTCATACGCTACAAAACCATTGACCAATGTCTGCGCAACCGCTTTCGTAAGTGGACACTGGAAGATTTAGTAGAAGCTTGTTCCGAAGCTCTTTACGAATATGAGGGTATTGAGAAAGGTGTAAGTACCAGAACTGTGCAGTTGGACCTGCAAATGATGCGCAGTGAAAAGCTTGGGTATAATGCGCCTATCGTGGTAACTGATAGGAAATACTATACTTATGAAGATCCATATTACTCTATCACCAATATTCCTCTTACCGATAAGGATTTAAACAAGCTAACTGAAGTCATTGAAATTCTTAAGCAGTTCAAGGGCTTTAGCCATTTCCATGATTTATCGGGCATGGTGCAAAAGCTGGAAGACAGAGTTTATACTGAAAAAACCAAGCAAGAGTCTGTCATCCAGTTTGAGACCAACGAAAATGTAAAAGGGCTGGAATTCATCGACGATTTATATCAGGCAATCATTCAGAAAAAAGCAATACATCTTACCTATCAGTCATTTAAAGCCCGTAATCCTCAGAGTTTCGACTTTCATGCACAGCTCTTGAAAGAATTTCGTAACCGCTGGTTTGTACTGGGCTTTAAAGGGAAAAGGCAATTACCTTTATTATTAGCCCTGGATAGGGTAATTGACATTGCTCCCTGCAACGCTCCATACATACCCAATACTCAACATGACTTACAGACCTATTTTAAAGATGTGGTAGGTGTGAGTGTGGAAATAAACGGTAGTACTGAACATGTTGAAATCTTCGTAGAACAGAAGCACTTACCCTATATTCTGACCAAACCTATTCATCACTCTCAGCAACTCAAACAGAAACTTCCCGGAGGAGGTATCATTACGCTGGATGTGCAACTGAATTTTGAGTTAGAAAAGGAGCTTTTAGGCTATGGTGAAACCATCAAAATATTAAACCCTCCCCGACTGTTTCGTAGTCTTAAAAAAAGAGTAGCCATGGCTCACCAATTGTACACCTATGACCTTCATCCCATAGTAGCTAAAGAAACCATTAAAAAAGTTGACCGCAGGGGTACTGCTGTACTGGATGGTATCTACACTACAAAAGAAGTAGAGCAAATGTGCCGGATATTAGATAGTTACAAAGCCAGTGTGGATGGACAAAACAGCACTGAAGTTTTCGCCATCAGAAAGTTGCTGCAAGAACTTCCTGTATTGAAGGAACATATTTTCAACCTTAAGCTACATACCCTCATCAAAGAAGGTATGGGAGAAGACTATTTCCTCTGCAAAGCCATCTATTTTGACAAACCATCTACTTCCAATTGGTACGTGTCTTGGCATCAGGATGTCCCCATCAATGTTCAAGAGAAAATAGAAACCGAAGGATACTCAGGATGGACCAGCAAGAAGGGCGTGATCAGTGTCAGGCCACCCGTAGATATTTTGAAGAACATGTATACCATCCGCATTCATTTGGATAAAACTACCGCTGAGAACGGCGCACTTCACGTATATCCAAAGTCTCATTTTGGCATTTGGGATCATCAGCAAATTGAACAATTTCGTCAAACCAAAACGCCAACATACTGTGAAGTAGAAGCAGGAGGAATCCACCTCATGAAACCCCTCACCCTCCACGCCTCCCAAAAAACCACCAATGCTCAATCCAGAAGAGTCATCCACCTGGAATTTGCCTCTAGTGAATTATCCAATGGTTTTGAGTGGGGGGAGAAGGAAGCAGTTATGTTTACCCGTTAA
- a CDS encoding CHAT domain-containing protein, with translation MIASLFLLLCTFSLTSDSTDYGDIYNHTYLVKADSLKESRQYEQALTIYHKALREFNHSEKSQNHIATLILIGSLQTNMANYDSAFFYLDLAFSEYNKKNTSNNKLLSDLYLRKGQTLDRTYQPDSALYYHMNALELRLKIYDEISDEVAEVHEAIGDVYKWVLQDYFNAESHYLKALAIREKIHEYHKYEVLANNFYNLATTYRSKGEHEKAVTYGRQALFYLIKNNPDDNKKIANCYNAIANAFFDAAQFDQAITYYYKAIKLAPKNAKNTEKYYTNLGGAYMETEQYDSARIIVRKSLSLLHSKGENDSLNLALAYQQLGTTFITSDIDSTLTYYDLSLSYAAKQEFHEMKIYIDKAKLYRNFNQINEIKKYSDLALELVYRENLPAKIKDHTDALSLKAYSYEKLYHLENDTEYLYKALNIYKEIDQLLVLNREEVDREFDKLTQAKGYRSHYERALNCIYEINKHNKHDTLSDLFFVFMERNKGQILANELDKYLHYSTSNILQADTLFTKSKKLDEELHFLKARLNNEVQKKAEEHEINLLQGKIFNAERKLNTVNELLSIKYPKLMNISSQPTLDLTEVKQYLVKNNTALVEYFYGDSAIYIYSYNPSTKKSKIRKTNELLSLNESLDILLNIVSNPIDLTNLNKEFNSFVENSVNLYNKLISEEIDFLRENNELIIIADRKLAYLPFEVLVRDKPTDNDVNYKSLAYLLNRKIISYAFSANLLANGVIEREDYLNLQPKALVFSYSSDHQQEDAKGTQIMGTFNEAEEIKNNIETEIFSGKNATKQNFIKYGADFQIIHLAVHGESDHNNPLMGRLNFNSLNNNTSPFLYYYELMTMNLNAELAVLSACETGLGKFFDGEGVYNLTRAFQYAGCRSVVASLWRIDDMQTSKIMKYFYEEITEQKDISTVLRNAKLAYLQESDELLSHPRYWAGMYLSGQKSPIDLHKNSNPYRVLIFILISTFLFSSMIFLFQKLR, from the coding sequence ATGATAGCCTCACTATTTCTACTACTTTGCACCTTTTCACTTACTAGTGATTCAACAGATTATGGGGATATCTACAACCATACTTATCTGGTAAAAGCTGATTCCTTAAAGGAAAGCAGGCAGTATGAGCAAGCACTAACCATCTATCATAAAGCATTAAGAGAATTTAACCATTCAGAAAAATCTCAAAATCATATTGCAACCCTTATTCTTATAGGAAGTTTGCAAACAAATATGGCAAATTATGATAGTGCTTTTTTCTATCTTGATCTTGCTTTTTCTGAGTACAATAAAAAGAACACCAGTAATAATAAGCTACTTTCTGATTTATATCTAAGAAAAGGACAAACTTTGGATAGGACCTATCAACCAGACTCTGCCCTTTATTATCATATGAATGCCCTGGAACTTAGACTTAAGATATATGATGAAATATCGGATGAGGTTGCAGAAGTACATGAAGCCATTGGAGATGTGTATAAATGGGTATTACAAGATTATTTTAATGCAGAAAGCCATTATCTGAAAGCATTAGCAATTCGTGAGAAAATCCATGAATATCATAAGTATGAAGTATTAGCCAATAATTTCTATAATTTAGCCACAACATACCGCTCAAAAGGTGAGCACGAAAAAGCAGTTACCTATGGCAGGCAGGCATTATTTTATCTTATTAAGAATAATCCTGATGATAATAAAAAAATTGCCAATTGCTATAATGCAATAGCAAATGCATTTTTTGATGCTGCCCAATTTGATCAAGCCATTACCTATTATTATAAAGCCATAAAATTGGCTCCAAAAAACGCCAAGAATACAGAAAAATATTATACCAATTTAGGTGGGGCGTATATGGAAACAGAACAATACGATAGTGCAAGAATAATCGTTAGGAAAAGTTTAAGCTTACTTCATTCAAAGGGCGAAAACGATAGCCTGAATTTAGCTTTGGCATACCAACAATTAGGTACCACATTTATAACTTCAGATATAGATTCTACTTTAACATACTATGACTTAAGTTTGAGTTATGCAGCTAAGCAAGAATTTCATGAAATGAAAATTTATATCGATAAAGCAAAGCTTTATCGCAACTTCAATCAAATAAATGAGATCAAAAAATATTCAGACCTGGCTTTAGAACTGGTTTATCGGGAAAATCTACCTGCGAAAATCAAAGATCATACAGATGCTTTGAGCTTAAAAGCTTATAGTTATGAAAAGTTATATCATCTAGAAAATGATACAGAATACTTATACAAAGCACTTAACATCTACAAAGAAATTGATCAGCTATTAGTATTAAATAGGGAAGAAGTCGATAGGGAGTTTGATAAGCTTACTCAGGCTAAAGGGTATAGAAGTCATTATGAAAGAGCGCTTAATTGTATTTATGAAATCAATAAACATAATAAGCATGATACGCTTTCAGATTTATTCTTTGTTTTTATGGAAAGAAATAAAGGGCAAATACTTGCTAATGAACTAGACAAATATCTCCATTATTCAACATCCAATATTTTACAGGCGGACACATTATTCACTAAGTCAAAAAAATTAGATGAAGAACTACACTTTCTTAAAGCTAGATTGAACAATGAAGTACAAAAGAAAGCTGAAGAGCATGAAATAAACCTTTTACAAGGTAAAATCTTTAATGCCGAGAGAAAACTTAATACAGTAAATGAATTACTAAGTATTAAGTATCCTAAGCTGATGAATATTTCATCGCAGCCAACTTTAGATTTAACTGAAGTAAAACAATATTTAGTTAAAAACAATACAGCTTTAGTTGAATATTTTTATGGTGACTCCGCTATTTACATTTACAGTTATAACCCGTCAACTAAAAAGTCTAAAATTAGAAAAACTAATGAGTTACTATCTCTAAATGAATCGTTAGATATTTTACTGAATATAGTATCTAACCCTATTGACTTAACGAACTTGAATAAAGAATTCAATTCTTTTGTTGAAAATTCAGTAAATCTTTATAATAAATTGATCAGTGAAGAAATTGATTTTCTTCGGGAAAATAATGAGCTGATCATAATTGCTGACAGAAAACTGGCATATCTTCCTTTTGAGGTGCTAGTTCGAGATAAGCCTACAGACAATGACGTAAATTATAAATCTCTTGCCTACTTGTTGAATAGGAAAATCATTAGTTACGCATTTTCAGCTAATTTATTAGCTAATGGGGTAATTGAAAGAGAGGACTATTTAAATCTGCAACCCAAGGCTCTGGTATTCAGCTACAGTAGTGATCATCAGCAAGAAGATGCGAAAGGGACTCAGATAATGGGAACATTCAATGAAGCAGAAGAAATCAAAAATAATATTGAGACAGAGATTTTTTCCGGGAAAAACGCTACCAAGCAAAATTTCATTAAATATGGAGCGGACTTTCAAATCATTCATCTTGCTGTACATGGAGAATCAGATCATAATAACCCATTAATGGGTAGGCTGAATTTTAACTCACTAAATAATAATACCTCTCCCTTCTTATATTATTATGAATTAATGACAATGAACCTAAATGCTGAGCTTGCGGTTCTGAGTGCCTGCGAAACTGGTCTGGGTAAATTTTTTGATGGCGAAGGAGTCTACAACCTTACCAGAGCTTTTCAGTACGCAGGTTGTAGATCCGTAGTCGCCTCATTATGGAGAATTGATGACATGCAAACTTCAAAGATTATGAAGTACTTTTATGAAGAAATCACAGAACAGAAAGATATTAGCACAGTCTTGAGAAATGCGAAGCTAGCGTATTTACAAGAAAGCGATGAACTCCTATCTCACCCCAGATACTGGGCTGGCATGTATCTATCAGGCCAAAAATCTCCAATTGATTTACATAAAAATAGCAATCCATATAGAGTTTTAATATTCATACTAATTAGTACATTTTTATTTTCTTCTATGATTTTTCTTTTTCAAAAATTAAGATAA
- a CDS encoding DUF5683 domain-containing protein, with amino-acid sequence MKALFILLLLAASPLFAQTPLDRIEKTDLSFIEGNVIKITEEHIEYKHANNLEGPVYTIAKNQVSAITYSNGFREEIKAVTSAPPTTPPAQANSATQATSYSQNQPNYHPTINTQAAKYENSNPREPLLAGVLSLIIPGAGQVYNKQYGKGIAMFGANVVSWVLAANSAYNTYDYDALYSGYYEEPNTTGTFVWMGLAVATNLYSVIDAAVSANKINERYGLISHLKVEPQTQFVLHGNQLQPTWGAKLTYSLR; translated from the coding sequence ATGAAAGCTTTATTCATTTTGCTGCTTTTAGCGGCCAGCCCTCTCTTTGCCCAAACACCTCTGGACCGAATTGAGAAAACTGACCTTTCGTTCATTGAAGGCAATGTAATTAAAATAACTGAAGAGCACATTGAGTACAAACATGCTAATAATCTGGAAGGACCGGTATATACGATTGCCAAAAATCAGGTGAGCGCCATTACGTACAGCAATGGTTTCCGGGAAGAGATAAAAGCCGTTACTTCTGCTCCGCCCACTACCCCTCCGGCACAGGCTAATTCCGCTACGCAGGCTACGAGCTACTCTCAGAACCAACCGAACTATCATCCCACGATAAACACCCAGGCAGCTAAGTATGAGAACAGCAATCCTCGTGAACCTTTGCTGGCAGGAGTGCTTTCACTGATCATTCCTGGCGCCGGGCAGGTATACAATAAGCAGTACGGTAAGGGAATTGCCATGTTTGGGGCCAATGTTGTCAGTTGGGTACTGGCTGCGAATAGTGCATACAATACTTACGACTATGATGCTTTGTACAGCGGCTACTACGAAGAACCCAATACCACCGGCACTTTTGTCTGGATGGGACTGGCAGTAGCCACCAATCTGTACTCGGTTATTGACGCTGCGGTATCGGCAAACAAAATCAATGAGCGCTACGGCCTGATCTCTCATTTGAAAGTAGAGCCTCAAACACAGTTTGTACTACACGGTAATCAGCTACAGCCTACCTGGGGTGCCAAACTAACTTATTCACTTCGCTAA
- a CDS encoding sigma-70 family RNA polymerase sigma factor, with protein sequence MATTSTDNRIIQHIQKGNEGELVKVYQNYRMEFIHWAQKTFHCSEEVAKDAYQVGFLIFYDNVLSGKVSHVTSSIKTYLFAIGKNKLFEQHRHEMRYCHEVKDELLGYDKTDNDILESEENFRQLETGLEKLGSPCKDILEMMYYEKRSVDYITEKLGYKNSETTKNQKYKCMQRLKKLVVKTKLS encoded by the coding sequence ATGGCAACTACCTCAACGGACAACAGAATTATTCAGCATATTCAAAAAGGTAATGAAGGTGAACTTGTAAAAGTTTACCAGAATTACCGGATGGAGTTTATCCATTGGGCTCAGAAGACTTTTCATTGTTCTGAGGAAGTAGCGAAAGATGCTTATCAGGTAGGCTTTTTGATTTTTTATGATAATGTGCTTTCAGGAAAGGTAAGCCATGTAACCAGCTCTATCAAAACATATTTATTCGCTATTGGTAAGAATAAGCTTTTTGAACAACATCGGCACGAAATGCGGTATTGTCATGAAGTCAAAGACGAGCTTTTAGGTTATGATAAAACCGATAATGATATATTGGAAAGTGAAGAAAATTTCAGACAACTTGAGACAGGTTTAGAAAAACTTGGCTCACCTTGTAAAGATATTTTAGAAATGATGTATTATGAAAAACGATCAGTAGATTATATCACAGAAAAATTAGGCTATAAGAACTCAGAAACTACTAAAAACCAGAAGTATAAATGTATGCAGAGGTTAAAGAAATTAGTAGTTAAAACCAAGCTATCATAA
- a CDS encoding 3' terminal RNA ribose 2'-O-methyltransferase Hen1 has product MTAYTCIIDEEDDKKMLLTISTTYLLATDLGYLLHKHPDRLQEVALSSGKAHIFYPEANEDKCTVALLLDIDPISLVRNARNTASEGFTLGHYVNDRPYVASSLMSVAIAKAFSTAMNGTCANRPEAVDKVMPFEVSLSALPAPKGGELLIRKLFEPLGYEIVVERQTLDEIFPEWGESKYYHLKLTGQTRLQDLLSHLYVLIPVLDNDKHYWVSEDEVNKLLKKGEGWLSNHPEKEQIIKRYLLNIGRFTKSALGQLLAEDTVTDEEDSEEDDVTIKRKETLHQERLKQVLSELKASGAKSVLDLGCGEGKLLRMLLREKQFENILGMDISYRSLEKAKERLHFQEMAPRQKERINLIHGALTYRDKRLEGFDGAALVEVIEHLDENRLAALERVLFEFARPTTVVLTTPNRDYNQLFESLESGAFRHSDHRFEWSRAEFKAWAGRVAEAHDYEVNFKAVGEEHPNFGAPSQMAIFNLK; this is encoded by the coding sequence GTGACTGCTTACACTTGTATCATTGATGAAGAAGATGATAAAAAGATGTTACTAACGATTTCAACTACATATTTGCTCGCTACCGATTTAGGTTATCTGTTGCACAAACATCCGGATCGCCTGCAAGAGGTAGCTCTTTCCAGTGGCAAAGCACATATTTTCTATCCTGAAGCAAATGAAGATAAATGCACCGTCGCTCTGCTGCTGGATATTGACCCTATATCATTGGTCAGGAATGCCAGAAATACGGCCAGTGAAGGCTTTACCTTAGGGCATTATGTCAATGACCGGCCTTATGTAGCCTCCTCTCTGATGAGCGTAGCAATTGCCAAAGCTTTTTCCACTGCGATGAACGGTACTTGTGCGAATAGGCCTGAAGCAGTAGATAAAGTAATGCCCTTTGAGGTGAGTTTATCAGCTTTGCCTGCACCAAAAGGAGGAGAGTTGCTGATCAGAAAACTGTTTGAGCCACTGGGATATGAAATAGTGGTAGAAAGACAAACACTGGATGAGATCTTCCCGGAATGGGGAGAAAGCAAATACTATCATCTCAAACTTACAGGTCAGACTCGTTTACAGGATCTACTTTCGCATCTGTACGTGCTGATCCCGGTATTGGATAATGATAAGCACTATTGGGTGAGTGAAGATGAAGTCAATAAGTTGCTCAAAAAAGGAGAAGGTTGGTTGAGCAACCACCCTGAAAAAGAGCAGATCATCAAACGCTATTTGCTCAACATTGGCAGGTTTACCAAAAGTGCTTTAGGGCAGTTGCTGGCTGAGGACACGGTAACAGATGAGGAAGACTCTGAAGAAGATGATGTGACAATCAAAAGAAAAGAGACCCTGCATCAGGAGAGGCTAAAGCAGGTCTTAAGTGAGCTAAAAGCATCTGGTGCTAAGTCAGTTTTAGATCTGGGTTGTGGAGAAGGAAAGTTGCTCAGGATGCTGCTTCGGGAGAAGCAGTTTGAAAATATTCTGGGCATGGATATCTCGTATCGCTCACTGGAAAAAGCAAAAGAGAGGCTTCATTTTCAGGAAATGGCTCCCAGACAAAAAGAAAGGATTAATCTGATTCATGGAGCACTGACTTATAGAGATAAAAGACTGGAAGGCTTTGATGGCGCAGCATTGGTTGAGGTCATTGAGCATTTAGATGAAAACCGATTGGCTGCACTGGAAAGAGTGTTGTTTGAGTTTGCAAGACCGACTACAGTTGTGCTTACTACACCCAACCGGGATTACAACCAGCTTTTTGAATCGTTGGAATCTGGTGCTTTTCGTCATAGTGATCATCGCTTTGAGTGGAGTAGGGCTGAGTTCAAAGCCTGGGCTGGCAGAGTAGCTGAAGCTCATGATTATGAAGTGAATTTTAAAGCTGTAGGAGAGGAGCATCCTAATTTCGGAGCACCTTCCCAGATGGCAATTTTCAACTTAAAGTAG